GGCAAGGCATTTTTTAGTACACTCCATACTGGAGTGTATTTCCACTGTACAGCACAAGTAAGGGAGTGTAGCAGCAAGAAAATTAAATATTCCAGTCCTCCAATGCACTAGGTGGCGCCAATAAAGAAGCGACACAATATCAAACTTCATAACGTATAAATAGTAATTAGTTtctataaatgttgaaaaatctGTAGTACACTACAAATGCGCTTTAGCAAACATGCTACAAAATATGTATCAAGTAAACTTCATTCTCATGAATGGTTAATGTACTGTGCAAACTAGACACAACACCTGAGACATGGCAGGCAAAGTGGTACGTAGTACTGATAAGGATGCCTGCAAAACCCCAGGCACCTCCtgtcatatgtgtgtgtgagatgagCTGTGAAAATTGCCCTCTTTAAAATGCTAAGCTAATGAGAACCAATTCCAGGTGAGCGAATATCTCTCTTTATCCTGCAGTTTGCTCTGTGAGTACCTAGTAATTCCTCTTTGCTTGTTAAAATATTCCCAGACAAAATGTTACCATTCTGCACTGTAAGATTAAAATGGCTTGCACTCCTCAGTTTGAGACCTGACTCGAGATCTTTTCCTGATCCTGTTTACTTCTCTCTTCTCACATTGTCTTCTGCCTCTATAGTCTTGTCAGTAATCAAGGAAAAAAATCAACAACTTAAAATGGCTTTATTAAGTGGCGGAAAAGCTAAAATATATAGCTAGAGTactgaaagaaagagatttGGGGGCATGCCTGAGAACTTAAAGCTGAGGAAAGTGATTTACAAACATTACAGACCCATGgtctttttaaagggatagttcacccccaaatgaaaattctgtcattatttactcaccctcgtcaTTCCAAAaatgtatgacttactttctcaCACTCAAAATGTTTTTAAGCCTTTTTTAAAAGTCCCCCTGTGTTGAAAatcaactttttaatgttgtttatgtctatgtggtgttttaaatatgctttaggacaaaccatgtgcaaattcatgtcaacaccattgctgagtattttctctttaaaactgcagtgatctaaagacagtttcaaaaacatggtttgatatcgctggtgtttctgacgtcacaaacttccttgtaaccaatcacatcaacttggcggcgggctttagcatatcattaactatgagcgCTCTGAAGCATGTaatattagcaacacattattagctctttgataacgtagtcaagcaaaaggttcatattaattaccattaTGTGACCGATGTTGTAAAAAgcaccgagtggatctctgagctcatgcgagtgagtggaggcggggctaattagcatattcatagatctgtgtatactaaatgaagaaagggtgtagagttacattcaagctacagggggactttaagattTATGCAATGTAATAGTAaaatttcaaaaattaaattgaataatCCTTTCGTATTTTAATTGAGTAATTGATTAAGgattattcaattattcaattaaaatatgtaaggattatttaattcaatttgatgtgttcaacagaagaaaacaCACAGTCATACACATTTCGAATGAAATTATGGTGAATTATTCCTTGAACACATCTGATGTGATCTTTTAATGAGTTTGGGGTGCTTTGTGTGGGTTTGCTTTGTATCTTGTGGTTGCGTCTCATCAAATCTTTTATTAACAAGAAGAAAAATACAAGAATCCCAGAAGtagaaaatcaagaaaacaagatacAACTAGAAACAAAGAGGGGAGGGACTTATAAACAAGTGTGAATCCAGTGAAGCCTGACGGCAGCTCACAGCTTCCGAGTCCAAACACTCTATCAGATGCCAAAAGCAAACAAGAAACTGTGCTAATATGCACTCCCAGTTTGCTGTAGTACTACTGAAAAATTATGATCCTGACCTTAAAATTTTCTGAATCGTTGAAATATTGGTGTCTGGGACACCATGAGCATGGAGACTACAGTGTACACCAGTGGATCTCAACTCTGGACCTCAagatccactttcctgcagagtttagttccacCCTAATCAAGTAcccctgaacaagctaatcaaggtcttcaggattaccaCAAAATTGCAGGTATAACTTGTTGCAAAGTTGAAGGTatacctgaacaagctaatcaagatCTTCAGGATTAATACAAAGTTgcagcttgttcaggtgtgtttgattaggattggagctaaactctgcaggaaagtggatctCAAGGTCCAGAGTTGAGGACCCCTGGTGTACACCATGAAGAGTGCTCATAAAGTTAATATTCTCACTAGAGACTTGGACCCAGAAACAGTATTCAATATGCCACGACTTAAAAAGCAGATTAAGAGACGTTTTCAAATGAATTTAGTGGAGAAATAGACATATAATAGGCAGAGATGTTCATAGTCAGGCTCATACAGTGGTCATAAGTTTGAGGGAGCCTGAACGAAAACGCATGATCTTCTTTTTGAGAGCATGCGAGGCTTTAATCTTGACCACAGCATTGGAGGTATTCtgtgaggaagaggaggaggaaggggGCAAGCGAGGAGGAAGTTGTTGAGGCCAGACCAGCCCTCCACTCTCATCTGAGTCACTGGACACTGAACTGGTCCCTGGAGAGAGAGTCTCACTCAGACTGGAGTCGGAGCCATCATGCGGTGCAGTAGCAGCCTCTGAACGTTCTTGCAACCTCTGGTCCTGCTCCACAAACTGAACACTAGTGTGTTTGACTGGTAACTGATTTACTCTGAGTTCTTGCACATCCTCTCTGAATATCTCCTCATCCTCTTCTTGACTGAGATCTGCAGAGGAGCACCAGAGTCGCTGACTGGATGGGTAAAATTCATCACTATGATGCCTGCTGATGTCCCGTCCCACAGTGTAATATTTGTGCTCTGGTTGGGCGACCCATCCTTGAGAGACGCAACTGTCCTCTGACCGAGAGCGGCTGGTTGACTTGGTTTGTCTCTCTTCGAGAGTTGTCCACCTTTCCTCTGGAACCCTTCTGGTTAGGGACTGAAGAAGAGCCCACTTTTGAGATGGAACGGGCTGGTGTTGCTCACGGGACTCAGGAGTTGACGACATAGGTACACAGGTGTGATTGCAGCAGGTGTGAATGTGTGGTTTCATGGTATCTGACATTGTGGGACGGCGTTCGCTATAAACCGGTTGATGACGAGGGGAGTCGTTGCTGCTGTCGTAGAGTTCTTTAACTCCATACTGATCCATTTCCAAGGAGGATTCTGGTTCCTCGCTGCTTAGGGAAGTTGGTCCAATCTGAGAACTGGGAAGGTTTGTGTAATATCTGTCTTGGGTCTCGCTCTCGTTCTCTTCCTCTGAGAGTTGTGCCCATTCCTGCCATTCCGATTGATCAAGTGAAAGTTGAGGGTATGTGTGTAAGTCTTGCCACTGTTCGGGTGCTGCTGTAGATCTGAAGTGACGCCGCTGCAGGAGTCCCAGGATGTATGTCTCCACACGCATAGCCTGCTGGATGTCCTCTTCGGTTGGGCCTTCATCTATCTTCACTGTAGGATCTGCCTCAGGATCAGAAGTAAGGCTCATCTCGAGAGTAAGGCTTTCATTCCCATCAGCCATCAGATCTGTAACCCACTGAGGGCTTTCTTCATCTTCTTCTTCATCCTCTATTCCCTCTGCAATACCCTCCAGTGGGGGGTATGGGGCAGAAAATGAGCGGGGAAGGGTGGCATGTACTGTGGGCTCCAtataaccttcccagtccagcATGTAGGCATCTGTCAGCATGTGAGAAATAAACGATTTATGAGAAATAAAACTAGTTCTAAAcaccaggggttttcaaactttcTGATGCCAAGGACCTTCAAGTATGACGATCCCCTTGCAAAGGACTAGgcctatattttatttcagacaCTTTTATACTGTGTGGGGGGAAAggtaataattatattatcaaGACCACAAATtgatttcaaatttaaattactgttttttttatttatttatttttaatttctgaaaCCCCCCACCCCCCTCCTTAAATTTTCCCCTAGCACTCACCTTGCGGGGTCTATGAGCCCCAATTTGAAAACCCCTATTTCAAATCACAGCATACTCATATTTCCACAGGGTAATTCATAGTACTGATAGTACAAATGAATGCACTGAtataggccctgtttacatctggtattaagatgtgttttgggcacaagtagacgagggagatacatacccatttacacctggtattttagGCTGCAATACCACGCTGAACACGGTaagtgtgttagaaatcaggaatggtgcttggtacatttttctttttgaaaccaaacttgggtcttcagccgacaaagtttaaatcccgtctggctagcgtgcttcccataatgtttacacgTTAAGTCAATAGGCGGAGAGTAGGCTCCGCCTACTGACTTTAGTCTATTgcgctgttcgaacacattcgaAGCAATTCAGTcgaatgcgttttcgactacctctggaattggtcgaaagtgaacaagctcaaaacgttttacaccccttttacacctgtatttagcgttgtctacttgtgatccaatcgaccaaaacgcatcttaataccaggtctTAACAGGGCCACAGAATAAACAAAAAGTGGGCATGAAAAGTGATTATAAGAAACACTCACCCACAGATCTGGGCCTGTAACAGGAGGCAGTGAGGTTTGGAGAGGAACTAGAACGCAGTGGAGGAGACAGACTTTGACTTTGCTCATAAAAACCTGAGGGATCAAGATAAattgaaatgttattttcaaTGTTATTAGCTTTCATTCTATTATTCACAACATATGAGTGTATATTTTTCACATGTGTACCCAATAAGCCCcactattaaaaataactttacatGGCAACACATTTTCGAACACTAAACCAGCTCGGAAGTGGTAAATGGACAGTATCATCCTGATTAGGTTGATGTCAGAAGCAGAAGCTTACAGGTTACAAAAGTATTGAAGTAGGTCCATTAGACAAACAGTTCTACTGTTCTTCTGTGTTCGTATGCCTGTTGAAGCATGTAAACTCAAGATCAGAACTTTATTAGGAATGCAAAACAAAATGTAGCAGCCTGTATATAATTACCCAACATATTTGTGCATCTGTACATAGTAAAATATATCCACAACAAGTGTGCAATATTGCAGAACATTATCTGGAATAAATGATTCATAGAGTCATGGAGTACCCGAGCTTGATGCGCTGGGACTGTCCAAATCCTCCTCTGTATTTTGCTCACATGTGAGTGCCGAATCTATCCTCAACTCACTGAGCTGCTGTTGCAGTGCCAGCATCAGCAGACTGGGGGTGCCCTGGAGTCGGTTCTGCAGGATACAACAGAACAGTCAATAGTGAGGGCAagtaaaaaacatttacatgaatacatttggcagacacttttattcaaAGTGACTTATATTGCATTCAAGGaatacattttagttcatgCATTTCCTGAGAATCAAACTCATAACCTTGGTATTGGGAGAGCTCATGCTTTAATACAAACTCAATAATTGCATAAATAGCTGAGAGGACAGTAGTAGGGTTCATCAGCATATTAAAGGacattttttgtgcattttttccATATTAACCTATGCCCCAGATTGGCATTACTCTCCATCACCCTCACTGCATAAAACACTGTTAAatcttaaataatttaaaatgtctgTTATATTACAGCCCTATAAACTAGTCTcttttataaatgaaaatagaGATGATTTATTGTCCATCTACATTAGTATAATCTATCATTATTTGCGTGACAACAGACGCTGATAGCTAGGATAGAAAGCTTGAAGCACATGTGTTTGAGTGCATGTCACCAGTGTAGTGTGAACTCATGCGCACCACTGGCAGTAGTTATGTAAGTAAACGGCAAATGCACCATACCCGGAACATCAATAATTTACCAAAGACAGGACATATACTGTTGAGTATGctattttttttctggttttGTTTCGAACCTAGTTTCATGCTCTCAACTGCTAGATCAAAACACATTGTGGTTGGCACCATGTTGCAAGTGAACCTGTGTTTAATGCAGTCtgggttttattttagttcatgGTTTAGGTAAtgagattttattttgttcatggTTTAGGTTGTCCAGATTTTGTCCATGCATCACAGTATGTTCCACACCTGGCCTGAATCACTGCTCAGAGAGTATTTTTGGTTTCTTGTTATATTTTGCTGGCCTATGACGCAAAGGTGGTTTGACTTGGGTCATTATTTTAACCACTTTCTTTATTCTcagttctttctctctttttttcataataaaggGTATAATGATGACAACCAGTGTTTGGGTGTACAGGTCCAAGACAGATGTGAGAAACAGACTATGAAACTAATTTTTCAGTGGATTTCCAACAATTTATGTTGAGACAGGCTGATGCACAAGGTTAAGATATGTTTGTAATAGCTTTTTTATATAACATGGAGGCTTGCCACAGTAATACTGGTTATACCTGTATGATGGAAAATACTGGtatgaacttttattttaaagaggaGACATGAGTATGAGTGAAACTTACTTGGCACCAGTCAATATCTTGACATATACTGTAGAATAGCcttaataaagtaataaagcaCATCCTACACAGTCTCTTATATTTACAGGTACTTTTCATAGACAAGTCATTGTTCAACACATAGGACACATGCACAGTTTTTCGATCTTTCCAAACAGGCTGTTTTCGGTATCACCCCCTATAATTTTGTTCACTATTCTGTACGTTActtcactaatatagttatggatggatgattcacaCTTACAATTGGATATAGAAAAAGTATACATATTTGTCTGAGGGGAGGGCTTCAAGattggaatttagcccaaacccagagtacaCCCCCCATCTCTGGTTGGGATAGGAAACATTTAAGAGTGAGGAgttggggtggtggagggatgctggaaaactgtcaTGAGATAGTGGTAGgttggctatatatatatacctccTCTTGTGCTAATTAGGTTGATTTTCTGAATGTGCTTCTCCCGAACTtcattaataaaacatcattccatgaatgattgaatgaaaacgagtgagtgaattcagacactgattgCACTGGAATTGCTGTGaacgccttttttttttttttgggtgagaTATGCGAATTGGAGCAATGCTCACAGTGAATTGGTATTCTTTAGGGTTGGGAAACTCTGGCCCTCGAGATCCACTTTTctgtagagtttagctccaaccctgatcaaaatCACTTGCTTGTAACTTTCCAGTAATCCTGAGCCTTGAGAACGGAGGAGCTCAAACTAGTCTGTGGCAAGCAGGGCAGGGCCAAGGGCCATGAGAACgaaggagctccggaagcattaAAGGAGTAGcaacgacagtgaaggacgaaaGACGACCAGGCCTGgaatttatgttgtgttttgtttatgtttgtgtgtcagTCGTCCGTGAGGAGCTGCtgctttactttcattttgttgtttgtttattttgattattaaaatacgTTGAACATTCGCTGGTTCCCACTTTCTTCTTCCCTGAACAACTAACTTTGTTACACTGTTGCCAAAACCTGGAAGGAAGCAGGGACACGCTGttggagagccctcgctgctgagagGGATCATAGTGCTGAGGAGGTCAGGCAGCACAAAGGAGCAGTGACCAGTTCCGAGGCGGTTGTGCTGGAGCGATGGAAGAACAGGTGGGACAAAGAGCTTGCTGTCGTGCTTACTGGTCAAAGAGGGGTgggggaggagcagggaactcgctgccggctgccctcaaccGGAGGAGCCATTGGCGTCTGCCAGGAGACGGAGGAGGATCGAGCCGTCCACCAAAAATTGTCCAGTAccatcgcatggcaccgcgagtgAGAGACCCTTTTCTTGTTGAGAACCGAGGGGCAGTTTGTCAGGGAGCTGGACCAAGAATTGTCTTTGAAAAGGAGTAAGGAGGAGGAATGTTCAGGTAGCTAGCTTGAAGCCAGTGGGGCTGTCGTTAAGAACAGGTCCAGTCTAGTCACTCAGGTTCACAGGTATTTATTGCACATCCAAGAGTATTGTATCTATAGGTGCATGTGTCTGCATACAAGCATGAGCATGTGAGCGTGTGGTTTCTACAAATTGAAACAGAAATACAGAGTTTTtaggtttaaataataaacaaatcagTTACAAAGCAAGTACAAATCTTCCACAGTCATATAAACAAGAAATGAGGCTACCTACTCACAATAAGTTAACTAAGCACATGCCTAAGCAGGAAAACAAACTTAAAATGCATACTTAGGGCAAACTTATGTCAAATCAAAACTCTAAGTATCAAAAAAAGCACTTACATTGTCAGTCACACACACGCAGGAAATCAAAAGGAGTAAAAGTCAGTCCCCTGCACGGAACAGCCACATACAACAGAAATGGGAAGCTGTGGGCACAGGTGCAGCTAATAAAGCCTGAGGGGAGTCCTAATTGACTTGATTGGGTGGAGCTTAGGGCTAATAGGGAAATTAGTATGCTAGAGGGGTGTGGCACTTATTTTGAGGCTGCAACAAAACTCCTtaac
The Megalobrama amblycephala isolate DHTTF-2021 linkage group LG19, ASM1881202v1, whole genome shotgun sequence DNA segment above includes these coding regions:
- the LOC125254648 gene encoding dapper 1-B gives rise to the protein MDLGIPLKMEEARSRNKERLEASFAWLCELEMLKQRQESLVLGALSLGDSVPGCQAWGDVGPARGGREQEQLTLRLQLNRLQGTPSLLMLALQQQLSELRIDSALTCEQNTEEDLDSPSASSSGFYEQSQSLSPPLRSSSSPNLTASCYRPRSVDAYMLDWEGYMEPTVHATLPRSFSAPYPPLEGIAEGIEDEEEDEESPQWVTDLMADGNESLTLEMSLTSDPEADPTVKIDEGPTEEDIQQAMRVETYILGLLQRRHFRSTAAPEQWQDLHTYPQLSLDQSEWQEWAQLSEEENESETQDRYYTNLPSSQIGPTSLSSEEPESSLEMDQYGVKELYDSSNDSPRHQPVYSERRPTMSDTMKPHIHTCCNHTCVPMSSTPESREQHQPVPSQKWALLQSLTRRVPEERWTTLEERQTKSTSRSRSEDSCVSQGWVAQPEHKYYTVGRDISRHHSDEFYPSSQRLWCSSADLSQEEDEEIFREDVQELRVNQLPVKHTSVQFVEQDQRLQERSEAATAPHDGSDSSLSETLSPGTSSVSSDSDESGGLVWPQQLPPRLPPSSSSSSQNTSNAVVKIKASHALKKKIMRFRSGSLKLMTTV